The following are encoded in a window of Vicia villosa cultivar HV-30 ecotype Madison, WI unplaced genomic scaffold, Vvil1.0 ctg.001584F_1_1, whole genome shotgun sequence genomic DNA:
- the LOC131635884 gene encoding probable LRR receptor-like serine/threonine-protein kinase At3g47570, translated as MKSFSLLSPILLHLHLLFLLTLCLMCFSPNKIVAVILQNQTDYLALLKFKESIFNDPYRTLDSWNSSIHFCNWFGITCSPMHQRVIELNLDGSELHGSLSPYVGNLTYLKILYLRNNSFSGEIPQELGKLLQLQQLRLTNNSFAGQIPTNLTYCSNLEWLSLGKNNLIGKIPIEIGSLKKLRTLEVWKNKLTGRISSFIGNLSSLRGFSFTYNHIQGDIPQEICHLKNLSVLLLGGNKLSGIVPSCLYNISSLTMLSMPENNFHGSLPLNMFNTLPNLQHFAISGNQFSGSIATSIINASNIILFDVSGNYFEGQVPSFGRLKNLSFLNLEDNNLGDNSTKDLEFLKSLTNCSMLNAFSMATNNFGGILPNSIGNLSTELKQLYLGVNMISGQIPAELGGLVGLTLLSMVGNQFEGNIPTTFGKFQKMQMLDLNGNKLSGDIPSSIGNLTQLYKLDLHLNMFEGNIPPSIGNCQKLQYLDLSHNKLRGTIPLEVFNLLSLTNLLDLSHNSLSGSLPREVGMLKNIGKLNVSNNHLSGDIPISIGECISLEYLLLQDNSFNGTIPSSLSSLKGLLYLDLSLNQLSGPIPDVLQNISGLKYLNVSFNLLEGRVPTGGVFRNSTQVGMIGNKKFCGGILQLRLPACPVKDSKHTKHPKFMLLAVIIGVISLLFIISIFITVYWMRKRKPKQPFDLPTVSQLDQISYRELHRGTDGFSTNNLIGSGSFGTVYRGNLGSEDNVVAVKVLNLKKKGAHKSFLVECNALKNIRHRNFVKILTCCSSSDYKGQEFKALVFDYMKNGSLEQWLHPEILNAEHPTTLDLSHRLNIIIDVASALHYLHQECEQLVIHCDLKPSNVLLDDDMVAHVSDFGIARLVSVIDDTSHKDTSTIGIKGTVGYAPPEYGMGYEMSTCGDMYSYGILVLEILTGKRPTDEDFEDGQNLHDYVANSFPDNLIKILDPGLVSRDTQEKMQDEICENLIPSVDEECLVSLFRIGLICSMEPPKERMNIVDVSRELSKIKKTFFTGVRTRNW; from the exons ATGAAGTCTTTTTCTCTTTTATCACCTATACTTTTacaccttcatcttctttttctcttAACCTTATGTTTAATGTGCTTTAGTCCTAACAAAATTGTGGCAGTGATATTACAAAACCAAACCGATTATTTAGCATTGCTCAAATTCAAAGAATCAATATTCAATGATCCATATAGAACTCTTGATTCTTGGAATTCTTCCATCCACTTCTGCAACTGGTTTGGAATCACATGCAGCCCCATGCATCAAAGAGTTATTGAGTTGAACTTAGATGGATCTGAATTACATGGATCTTTATCTCCCTATGTTGGCAATCTCACTTATCTGAAAATTCTCTACCTAAGAAAcaacagcttctctggagaaatTCCACAGGAGTTAGGTAAGTTGCTACAATTGCAGCAACTTCGTCTCACCAATAACTCATTTGCAGGTCAAATTCCTACAAACTTGACATATTGCTCCAATCTCGAATGGTTATCCTTGGGTAAGAACAATCTCATTGGTAAAATACCAATTGAAATTGGCTCTTTGAAAAAACTCAGAACATtagaagtttggaaaaacaagttAACCGGAAGAATCTCTTCATTTATAGGGAATCTTTCAAGCTTAAGGGGCTTTTCCTTTACTTATAACCACATACAAGGAGATATTCCACAAGAAATATGTCACCTCAAAAACTTGTCAGTTTTACTTTTGGGTGGGAACAAATTGTCTGGTATTGTTCCTTCTTGTCTTTACAACATATCATCACTTACCATGCTTTCCATGCCAGAGAATAACTTTCATGGCTCTCTTCCACTAAACATGTTCAACACCCTCCCCAATCTCCAACATTTTGCTATTTCAGGAAATCAATTTTCCGGTTCAATTGCCACTTCCATAATAAATGCATCTAACATTATATTGTTTGATGTCAGTGGAAATTATTTTGAGGGACAAGTTCCAAGTTTTGGCAGGctaaaaaatttatcttttttgAATTTGGAAGACAACAATTTAGGTGACAATTCAACAAAGGATTTGGAGTTTTTAAAATCTTTGACAAACTGTAGCATGTTAAATGCGTTTTCTATGGCCACCAATAATTTTGGAGGCATTCTACCAAATTCTATAGGCAATTTATCCACTGAGCTTAAACAACTATATCTTGGGGTTAATATGATATCAGGACAAATTCCTGCTGAGTTAGGAGGTTTAGTTGGCTTAACTCTCTTGAGCATGGTAGGTAACCAATTTGAAGGAAATATTCCAACAACTTTTGGGAAGTTCCAAAAGATGCAGATGTTAGATTTGAACGGAAACAAGCTGTCAGGAGATATACCATCCTCTATAGGTAATCTTACTCAGTTGTATAAATTGGATTTACATCTTAATATGTTTGAAGGAAATATTCCTCCAAGCATAGGAAACTGTCAAAAGTTACAATATCTAGATCTTTCGCATAATAAGCTTCGAGGAACCATCCCTTTAGAGGTTTTTAATCTTTTGTCGTTAACAAATTTATTGGACTTGTCACATAACTCTTTGAGTGGTAGCTTACCAAGAGAAGTGGGTATGTTAAAAAATATTGGTAAGCTAAATGTCTCTAATAATCATTTGTCGGGGGATATTCCAATATCTATTGGTGAGTGCATAAGCTTAGAATACCTTCTTTTGCAAGATAACTCCTTCAACGGAACAATACCATCCTCTTTGTCTTCTCTCAAAGGTCTTCTATATTTAGACCTTTCACTAAATCAATTGTCTGGACCAATTCCTGATGTTTTACAGAATATCTCTGGTTTGAAGTACTTGAATGTTTCTTTTAACTTGCTGGAAGGAAGGGTACCAACAGGCGGAGTCTTTAGAAATTCAACCCAAGTAGGAATGATTGGAAACAAAAAGTTTTGTGGAGGTATTTTACAACTGCGTCTACCAGCATGCCCCGTCAAGGATAGCAAGCATACAAAACACCCTAAGTTCATGTTGTTAGCAGTGATAATTGGTGTCATTTCTTTACTtttcataatttcaatttttataacaGTATACTGGATgaggaaaagaaaaccaaaacaacCTTTTGATTTACCAACAGTTTCCCAATTAGATCAGATTTCATACCGAGAGTTACACCGAGGAACTGATGGGTTCTCAACTAACAACTTGATTGGATCAGGAAGTTTTGGTACTGTGTATAGAGGAAATCTTGGGTCAGAAGATAATGTTGTTGCCGTAAAGGTCCTGAACCTCAAGAAGAAGGGAGCTCACAAGAGTTTCCTTGTTGAATGTAATGCACTCAAAAACATTAGACACCGGAATTTTGTTAAGATTTTAACATGTTGTTCTAGTTCAGATTACAAAGGTCAAGAATTTAAGGCTCTAGTTTTTGATTACATGAAAAATGGAAGCTTAGAACAATGGTTGCATCCTGAGATTTTAAATGCAGAGCATCCAACAACATTGGACCTCAGTCATAGATTAAACATCATTATTGATGTTGCTTCTGCATTACATTATCTTCATCAGGAATGTGAGCAATTGGTCATTCATTGTGATCTAAAGCCAAGCAATGTCCTTCTTGACGATGACATGGTTGCTCATGTGAGTGATTTTGGCATAGCAAGACTTGTCTCGGTCATTGATGATACCTCTCATAAGGATACAAGTACAATTGGAATAAAAGGGACTGTTGGCTACGCTCCTCCAG AGTATGGAATGGGTTATGAAATGTCTACATGTGGAGATATGTATAGCTATGGAATTCTGGTGTTGGAAATACTTACTGGTAAAAGACCCACAGATGAAGATTTTGAAGATGGCCAAAATCTGCACGACTATGTTGCAAATTCATTTCCTGATAATCTTATAAAGATTTTGGACCCAGGTCTTGTATCAAGAGATACACAAGAAAAAATGCAAGATGAAATTTGTGAGAATCTTATTCCAAGTGTTGATGAGGAGTGCTTAGTTTCACTTTTTAGGATTGGGCTTATTTGTTCAATGGAACCACCGAAGGAAAGAATGAATATTGTGGATGTCAGCAGAGAGCTTAGCAAAATCAAAAAGACTTTTTTTACTG GTGTTCGTACTCGTAATTGGTAA
- the LOC131635885 gene encoding alkylated DNA repair protein ALKBH8 homolog yields the protein MGLPRFGRPKNADESSSNLFVANCGPAVGISNDDIASVFCTFGELNGVYAADESGTRVIVSYSEVSSAQSALMALHGKPCPELGGRSLYIRYSVLQPNPQDQVKDLVSVSMTASDLNIPGLYLVHDFVSAKEEEELLQAVDSRPWNCLAKRRVQHYGYEFCYDIRNVNTKRCLGELPSFLSPILERISSCPTFKNVDPDSIVLDQLTVNEYPPGVGLSPHIDTHSAFEDLIFSLSLAGPCIMEFRRYEDSDWRLKIASSTVTKVESLEDGSNCIKRAIYLPPRSLLLLSGEARYAWHHYIPHHKIDKVNEKIIRRASRRVSFTIRKVRAGLCKCEFPQYCDSQR from the exons ATGGGTTTGCCAAGGTTTGGTCGTCCAAAGAACGCTGATGAATCGAGCTCTAACCTATTCGTGGCAAATTGTGGACCAGCCGTGGGAATTTCTAATGATGATATTGCTTCTGTTTTCTGCACATTTGGGGAACTCAATGGAGTATATGCAGCTGATGAGAGTGGCACACGGGTCATTGTATCTTATTCTGAAGTGAGTTCTGCACAATCTGCTTTAATGGCGTTACATGGAAAGCCATGTCCTGAACTTGGGGGTCGTTCTTTGTATATTCGGTATTCAGTTCTTCAGCCAAATCCACAG GATCAAGTGAAAGACTTGGTTTCTGTATCTATGACAGCCTCAGATCTGAACATTCCCGGACTTTACCTAGTGCATGACTTCGTCAGTGCTAAAGAAGAAGAG GAATTGCTCCAAGCTGTTGACAGTAGGCCTTGGAATTGTCTTGCCAAAAGAAGGGTTCAACACTATGGTTATGAGTTTTGTTATGAT ATTCGGAATGTTAATACAAAGCGATGCTTAGGCGAGCTTCCCTCATTTCTGTCTCCAATACTTGAAAGAATATCATCATGCCCAACTTTCAAGAATGTTGACCCTGATAGCATAGTTTTGGACCAACTTACG GTAAATGAGTACCCACCTGGAGTGGGTTTATCGCCTCATATAGACACTCACTCTGCATTTGAAGATTTAATTTTCAGCCTTTCATTAGCAGGGCCTTGTATAATGGAATTCAGACGATATGAAGATAGCGATTGGCGCCTTAAAATTGCCTCAAGCACTGTTACAAAAGTAGAAAGTCTAGAAGATGGCTCAAATTGTATTAAGAGGGCTATCTATCTCCCCCCTAGATCTTTGCTACTTTTATCCGGTGAAGCACGATATGCATGGCATCATTACATTCCACACCACAAG ATTGACAAAGTGAATGAAAAAATCATCCGAAGGGCTTCTAGAAGGGTATCTTTTACAATTCGTAAG